DNA sequence from the Streptomyces sp. HUAS 15-9 genome:
GGGTGTGACCGGGCAGGCCGAGAGCGGAGGCGCAGGTCGCCTCGGTCAGCCCGTAACCCTCGCACAGAGGAATGCCGGTGTGCTCCTCGAAGGACTCCCGTACGGCGGGCGGCAGAGGCGAGGCGCCGACGGCGGCGAACCGCATGCTGGAGATGTCCGCGTCCACGGGGACACGGGCGAGGACGGAGTACACGGTGGGCACGCCGGACATGGTGGCGATGCGGTAGTGCTCCACCAGCTTCCAGAACACCGGATACAGCTCGGGATCCCGGTAGCCCAACGGCCCGGCCCACACCACTCCCCGGCCGCGCAGCAGCGGGCCGAGCAGGGTGACGATCAGGGCGTTGACATGGAACAACGGCAGCGCCGCGAACATCACCGAGTCCTCGTCGAGAGGAATGCTCGCCGCCACCATCCAGGCGTCGACGACCTCGTTGGCGTGCGTGTGCGCGGCGAGCTTGGGAGTGCCGGTGGTGCCGCCGGTGTGGAAGTAGGCGGCCAGGTCGTCGGCGGCCGGGGGCTCGATGTCCACCAGCCGGCCGGAGGGATGGGACGCGGCAAGCTCCGTGAGGTAGCCGACGCGTACGCCCTCGATGGGGTCCAGAGCGGGACCATGGCCGTCGGCCATGGTGGGGGCCAGGGCCAGCAGTGCGTCCAGCCGCAAGGCCGCGGCGACCTGCCGGGCCGTGGCCCACACCTGTGCATCCAGCTGCGGACCGGCGGCGATGAGCACCCGCGCACCGCCGCGCCGCAGCAACTGCTCGACGTGCTCGGACGCCAGGCCCGGGTTCACCGGGACGGCGATTCCCGCGGCCTGCGCGGCCAGCAGGGCGGCGGGCAGCTCCGCGGTGTTCGGCGCGAGCAGGCCCACGGCGGCCCGGGGGGTGACGCCGAGGGAGCCCAGCAGATTGGCGGTGCGATGCACCTGGTCACGCAGTTGCGCGAAGGTGGCTGTAGCAGGGCACAGGAAACGCGCGGCATCGGACAGCACCGTCAGGGCAGGACGGTCGGGCCACAGACGGGCGGCGCGAATCAGGGCGTCGTAGGTGGTGGCGGGCAGGCCGCGCTCATGCAGCGGAACAGCCTCGATCGCGGACAGGTCCGCGATGCTGTCGGGGGCGGGCCACAGCAGGTCGGTGGATGTGAGTGTCACCGGTGCGCCTTTGCAAGGTGAGGGATTGGGGTCAAGTGGCTGGCCCGGTACGGGGATGCCGGGTCGGCCGGGCCCGGGCGGGGGGCCCGGGAGTCGTCAGCGGGTGCGCACCACCGTGCGCTGCTCGCCGAGATCAAGTGCGCCGTCATCGGTCGCGATGCAAGCCGTGACGACGTCGCCGTCCTTGAGGTAGTCGGGGTTCGCCTGCTGGCGGGCGAAGAACTTCTGCCAGCGCTTGTGCGGGGGCAGCAGGGCGGCAAGCCTGGTCAGGAGCCTGCCGGGGGATTTCAGGGCGGTGCCGCCGGGCGTTCCGGTGAGCAGGA
Encoded proteins:
- a CDS encoding acyl-CoA synthetase, with product MTLTSTDLLWPAPDSIADLSAIEAVPLHERGLPATTYDALIRAARLWPDRPALTVLSDAARFLCPATATFAQLRDQVHRTANLLGSLGVTPRAAVGLLAPNTAELPAALLAAQAAGIAVPVNPGLASEHVEQLLRRGGARVLIAAGPQLDAQVWATARQVAAALRLDALLALAPTMADGHGPALDPIEGVRVGYLTELAASHPSGRLVDIEPPAADDLAAYFHTGGTTGTPKLAAHTHANEVVDAWMVAASIPLDEDSVMFAALPLFHVNALIVTLLGPLLRGRGVVWAGPLGYRDPELYPVFWKLVEHYRIATMSGVPTVYSVLARVPVDADISSMRFAAVGASPLPPAVRESFEEHTGIPLCEGYGLTEATCASALGLPGHTRPGSVGRRLPYQQVKTVRIDPDTGEWHDLPPGATGVLAVSGPVLFAGYVAEHTAQGPRLETAGKIRDGWLDTGDLARIDADGFIHLAGRAKDLIIRGGHNIDPAAIEDALLTHPGVTAAAAVGRPDPHAGEVPVAYVTLAPGAGVEPEELLTWATERVPERAAAPREVCVIDAIPLTAVGKPYKLGLRLDATHRAVHAELVAQGADCDPQRILCRPHDGGVRVTVPAHADEAVRRRVTAALDRYVLHWQYAPSTPPERETP